GTGCGGAGATATCCTTGATTCCGCTATCTCAACAGGTTTTTGTCAAATCAACTGCCGGCTTAAAATATCAGTTGAAAGACGAAATTCTTTATCGAGACCGATCGCGCGGAGTTAGTAATGTTGCATCAGATAATAAAATTACCATAAGAATCTCATCCGGGATCTTATTAATTATACGAGGACGATAAATGACAGAAGTTAAGTTTGAAAAAGCGCTTGAGCGGCTTCAGACAATTGTAGAGAAGCTCGAAGAAGGCAATATAGATATCGAAAGGTCCCTTGAGTATTATGAAGAGGGTATCAATCTCATCAAACAATGCTCCTCAAAGCTGAAAAAGATCGAGAATAAGATCGCTATGCTCAACGACGTTGAAGAAGATGAGAACCAGACCGACCAATAAAGTGTTGGTCTAAAGGAGCACCCACATGACAAAAATGATGCGATTGAAAAAAGACGTGAAAGAAAAGCGAGAGCTTGTTAACATTGTTATCGATCGGTTTTTACCTCGAAAAGATGAATATCCTAAGATCATACATAAAGCGATGAGATACACCCTTTTTGCAGGCGGAAAGCGTATCAGACCGTATCTGACAATTACAACATACCAGCTCTTCGGGCACATGGATAAGAAGATTCTGCCTGTTGCAGCAGCGATCGAACTCATTCATACGTATTCTTTGATACACGACGACCTGCCGGACATCGACGACGACGATCTTCGAAGAGGGAAGTCCTCAAATCATGTTGAGTTTGGAGAAGACATTGCGCTTCTTGCAGGTGACGCACTTATTGTGGAGGCATTCCGACTGATGCTCGAACTTGATGTAAAGCCGAAGTTCAAAGCCCAGATCATTTCCGAGTTTGCCGAGATAACAGGCAGCAGAGGGTTGATCGCAGGACAGGTTGTGGATATTATAAGCGAAGGCAAAAAAGTAAATACAGAAACACTCGACTATATACATGTGAATAAAACCGCCAAGTTGATCTGCATGGCAATTCGATTTGGGGCTATCATGGCTGAAGCAAGCGAGGATGATATCATACGCATAACTGAGTTTGGTGAAACACTAGGGCTTCTTTTCCAAATTGTGGATGATATTCTCGATGTCGAAGGTACAACTAAAAAACTCGGGAAGAAATCCGGCAAAGACGTAAAGGTTGGCAAAGCTACCTATCCTCAGGTTTATGGTCTTGCAAAGGCAAAAGAGAAGCGCGATGAGCTCATGCTGAAAGCACAGAACATCATAACCTATTATGGTCCCAAAGCAGAATTCCTCAAAAAGATCTGTGTGTATATTGCAACCCGGGAATTTTGATGATAACGGTAAAATTTCGAAAACTTACCAATACAGCACAAACACCTCAAAAAATGACCGAACATTCTTCCGGTTATGATCTGTATGCTGATATTGATGAATACATACTTAAAAAGGGAGAAGTTGGGTTAATTCCAACGGGAATATCTGTCGAGATCCCAACTGGTTATGAGGGGCAGGTTAGACCTCGCAGCGGTCTTTCAGCCAAACACGGGATCGGCGTACTGAACTCACCAGGCACGATCGATGCAGATTACAGGGGAGAAGTAAAAGTAATACTTTTTAATTTTGGAAATGAACCCTTTCGAATCACGAGAGAAATGAGGATCGCACAAATGGTATTTGCAAAGTTTGAACACGCTGAACTCGAAGAGAGTTCTTCTCTTGAGGAAACAGAACGAAACGATGGTGGGTTTGGTCATACGGGATAGTCGATCATGCGTGAAACGACCCAGGATGACCTGCAATATAAAAATTTACATTTACTGCAAAATAAAAGAGGTTACAGAAGCACAGAAGACTCGTTGATCTTGCTGTACACGATCATCAAACGGCTTGGATTCGATTTTCGTGGAAATGCTTTCGAATTCGGTACTGGCTCTGGCATCATATCATTGCTTCTGGCAGCAAAACTAAAAAATATTACGATTACAGCCATCGAGATCCAGGACTCGCTGTTTCATCTTGCTAAAGAGAATATTATCCATGCCGGACTTGAAAATAGAGTTGTACTTATAAAAGCAGACGGGCGGAAGATCAAAGACTTTTTTAATCCCGGAAAATTTGATTGTGTCTTTTCAAATCCCCCCTTCTTTCCGAAGGGTTCTGGCAAGCCAAGTCCTGTTAAAGAGAAACACCACGCGCGGTACGAAATTCTCTGCACAATGGATGATGTATTGAATTCATTTGAATATCTCCTGAAACCTCAAGGATTTGGATTTATTGTGTATCCCATCCAGCGCATAAACGAATGTGTTGAGAAAACAGAACGGTTATCACATCTCGATATTACAAAAATCAGCTTTTTTCAGGACTTGAAAAATCCTATCGGGACATGGAAATCTTCACAAAGGAAAACGGATTTATCTAAATTTGCTCAAAGTAGCTCATTATTTGTTATGGAGATGATAAAACGCACATGAAAGGTTTCTTTTCGCTGTTCAGAAAACTGTATTCGGACCTGATAGGACACCTGATCATTATCTGGTTCCTGATCCTGCTCACCGCACTCGTTCTGCTTGCAATGTTTTATGCCGAACAATTTCTTGAAAAAGTGCTTCACGAGGAGATCGCAAAAACACCGGTTATTGTATATATCAATCCCCAAGCTCAAACCGAAGATGTTATGATGACCATCCTGACCTATCCGGTGATCGAGAACCATAAACTCATAACAAGCACAGAAACAATAGCGGAATTACAGCAAAGCTACGGATTGACAACTCTTCCGCAGTGGGTCGATCCGGACAAGATACCCGATTTTGTACAGGCAAATCTCAACCCGCCTGAATTTTCATCAAAAATTTTTACTGTGATGGTAGATTCCCTCACGTCAGATGAACGCATCCAGCAGATCGATTATAATGAGATCGAGGTTGCACGACTTGGCACGATACATTCACTTTTCACGCGCTTCAAATGGAGTCCCCAAATACTGGTACTGATCCTTTTCAGCTTTGTTCTTTTCCTTGTAAGACGCCTTATGAGAAGCAGACAGAAAGAGAAGTGGAAACTCTGGAAGAGTCTGAACATCAAACCGATTTTCAAAGTACCACATCTAATATTGGAGTGTTTGATCACAATTGTCGTTGTAGCAGGAATGTTTGAAGTGCTTATCCTCCTCTTTGGCGATGACCTGCTCCTGCTCTTTAACACGAATATATTGGAGTTCAATGATGGCTGGCGCTCTGTTTGTGTCCTTCTTGGTCTATACGTATTGATCTCGATGATCAACCTGTTGTTCAAAGACAAGGAAAAAACAAAAGTGGTATTCAAGAAAAGTGGAAAAGCTTAAACGTCAGATACCGAATGCACTTACGGTCATCAGGATCATTCTGATACCGGTGTTCATTTATCTGTCGTTGAAGGAATTGTATATTGCTTCTCTCGTTGTCTTTGTTGTGGCGGCGCTAACAGATACATTTGACGGTATTATTGCACGCAAGTATGGGTATGTATCGAACTTCGGGAAGATCGTCGATCCGCTGGCAGACAAGCTTGTTGTTGCTTCTGCTCTGATCATCTTTTCTCTCTGGGGAGTATTATTCTGGTGGCTCACAGCCATTATTCTGTTACGTGAGATCTTCATGACGATCTATCGAGAAGTGCTGAAAAAGAAAGGGATTTTCCTTGCGGCGAACAGCTACGGCAAGGCAAAGACAACCACCCAGATGACCACGATTATCATAACCCTTGCATATAAAGCAGTACTACCATCATTTGGAATAATTGACACATTCCTTCTTATTATGTATTTTTTGATTGCTGGTTTATCGTGGGTTTCAGCAATAATTTATATAAATCAGGTTCGGAAGGAGCGGCATGAGACGTAGTTTGATACCTGTTGTTGCTTTGAGTCTTATAGTATTTTTCACCGGTTGTGATAACGGACCATCAGCACGAAAGAGCAGCACAGACCACAAGAAACCGCTATCCTGGGGACAGTCTCACAGAATCTTTACCTATGCAGACCAAAAAGCATGGGATTATGGACAGCTCGAACTAAAAAAATCCCTCGAACGAACTTTTTTTACAACAACCAATGAAAGGCTTTTTACCATTGAAAAACACGATATCAAAAACATTCACACCTACTATAAATTTGCCAACCTGCTCTTTTTCTGCAATGTGAATTCGAATAAACCTGTATCCAAATATGTAAAAGAGGTCATCCCAGAACAAGCTGCTATGATAGGAGACTCACTACCTGCAACGGTGATCGCCGCGAAAGACCTTTGGGCACGAGACCAGCGCGTGATTTTCCTCCTGGGAAAAGATCTCGAAACACTCCTTCTCTATACCTTCGAGAATTTAAATTTGATATTCGACATATATGAAGAAGCTGAGTTCGAGCGAATAGAAGAAGTTGTATATAGGCCCGGATTGAATGAAACGGAAATAGCATACGAGAAGGGGCACTATCTGTGGTTTTTGGAACTTCCCTCTCAGTATAATGTTTATCGAAGGGACGATGAACATCACTTTGTATCGTACCTTTGTAGAGTAAAGAAGTACCCCGACAGATTCCTTGGGGTGTATTGGGAACCCATGCAGGAAAACCGCGTTTCTAAAGAATGGCTCTTTGAAAAACGCCTTGAGATCGGGGAAAAATATTATAATGGTGACACAATAACAAAAGAAGATGTCAGGCAGGAGAATACGGAATTCCTCGGGCATCCTGCATATAAACTATCCGGCAGATGGCAGAACACGAAAAGCTACACCGGCGGTGCATTTGCATGCTGGGGCTTCTATGACGAACAG
This region of Candidatus Cloacimonadota bacterium genomic DNA includes:
- the xseB gene encoding exodeoxyribonuclease VII small subunit, producing the protein MTEVKFEKALERLQTIVEKLEEGNIDIERSLEYYEEGINLIKQCSSKLKKIENKIAMLNDVEEDENQTDQ
- a CDS encoding polyprenyl synthetase family protein, translated to MTKMMRLKKDVKEKRELVNIVIDRFLPRKDEYPKIIHKAMRYTLFAGGKRIRPYLTITTYQLFGHMDKKILPVAAAIELIHTYSLIHDDLPDIDDDDLRRGKSSNHVEFGEDIALLAGDALIVEAFRLMLELDVKPKFKAQIISEFAEITGSRGLIAGQVVDIISEGKKVNTETLDYIHVNKTAKLICMAIRFGAIMAEASEDDIIRITEFGETLGLLFQIVDDILDVEGTTKKLGKKSGKDVKVGKATYPQVYGLAKAKEKRDELMLKAQNIITYYGPKAEFLKKICVYIATREF
- the dut gene encoding dUTP diphosphatase — translated: MITVKFRKLTNTAQTPQKMTEHSSGYDLYADIDEYILKKGEVGLIPTGISVEIPTGYEGQVRPRSGLSAKHGIGVLNSPGTIDADYRGEVKVILFNFGNEPFRITREMRIAQMVFAKFEHAELEESSSLEETERNDGGFGHTG
- a CDS encoding methyltransferase; its protein translation is MRETTQDDLQYKNLHLLQNKRGYRSTEDSLILLYTIIKRLGFDFRGNAFEFGTGSGIISLLLAAKLKNITITAIEIQDSLFHLAKENIIHAGLENRVVLIKADGRKIKDFFNPGKFDCVFSNPPFFPKGSGKPSPVKEKHHARYEILCTMDDVLNSFEYLLKPQGFGFIVYPIQRINECVEKTERLSHLDITKISFFQDLKNPIGTWKSSQRKTDLSKFAQSSSLFVMEMIKRT
- the pgsA gene encoding CDP-diacylglycerol--glycerol-3-phosphate 3-phosphatidyltransferase, which produces MEKLKRQIPNALTVIRIILIPVFIYLSLKELYIASLVVFVVAALTDTFDGIIARKYGYVSNFGKIVDPLADKLVVASALIIFSLWGVLFWWLTAIILLREIFMTIYREVLKKKGIFLAANSYGKAKTTTQMTTIIITLAYKAVLPSFGIIDTFLLIMYFLIAGLSWVSAIIYINQVRKERHET
- a CDS encoding DUF4837 family protein, which gives rise to MRRSLIPVVALSLIVFFTGCDNGPSARKSSTDHKKPLSWGQSHRIFTYADQKAWDYGQLELKKSLERTFFTTTNERLFTIEKHDIKNIHTYYKFANLLFFCNVNSNKPVSKYVKEVIPEQAAMIGDSLPATVIAAKDLWARDQRVIFLLGKDLETLLLYTFENLNLIFDIYEEAEFERIEEVVYRPGLNETEIAYEKGHYLWFLELPSQYNVYRRDDEHHFVSYLCRVKKYPDRFLGVYWEPMQENRVSKEWLFEKRLEIGEKYYNGDTITKEDVRQENTEFLGHPAYKLSGRWQNTKSYTGGAFACWGFYDEQQKMAYMIDNSVFFPEGDKLRALIGLEIISNTFNIIENK